The Carnobacterium sp. 17-4 genome has a window encoding:
- a CDS encoding Hsp20/alpha crystallin family protein produces the protein MSNLFPVGRDFMNFGRNFFEDPFDHLLESTSNFNVDIREEEQAYIVEAELPGMSKDSIQLKYEDNVLSIGATQEESKDEKDDKGNYIRRERSTKSFSRQFLLKNVKEEDIDASFENGVLTVTLPKKNSDETPPKHIEIQ, from the coding sequence GTGAGTAATTTATTTCCAGTAGGACGTGATTTCATGAATTTTGGCAGAAACTTTTTCGAAGACCCTTTTGATCACTTGTTAGAAAGTACATCGAACTTTAATGTAGACATTCGTGAGGAAGAACAAGCTTATATTGTAGAGGCTGAGTTACCGGGTATGTCTAAAGATTCTATTCAGTTAAAGTATGAAGACAATGTACTGTCCATTGGCGCAACTCAGGAAGAAAGCAAAGATGAAAAAGATGATAAAGGCAATTACATTCGCAGAGAGCGTTCAACTAAATCCTTCAGCCGTCAATTTCTTTTAAAAAATGTCAAAGAAGAAGATATCGACGCATCGTTTGAAAATGGAGTTTTAACGGTTACTTTACCTAAAAAAAATTCAGACGAAACACCCCCTAAACATATTGAAATCCAATAA
- a CDS encoding PadR family transcriptional regulator yields MLKGILSGSILLLLSQEELYGYKLSEKLTDFGFNDIPKGTIYPLLLSLEKKKLIKGTMKPSDTGPQRKYYSLTNTGAAEKNEFIMQWHNLKNSVDNLIKGSELNENE; encoded by the coding sequence ATGCTGAAAGGTATTTTATCAGGCAGCATTCTACTCTTACTTTCTCAAGAAGAACTATATGGTTACAAATTGAGTGAAAAGCTCACAGACTTTGGCTTTAACGATATTCCTAAAGGGACGATCTACCCTCTTCTACTCTCGCTTGAGAAAAAGAAATTGATTAAAGGAACAATGAAGCCATCTGATACAGGTCCTCAACGAAAATATTATTCCCTTACTAATACAGGAGCAGCTGAAAAAAATGAGTTTATTATGCAATGGCATAATCTTAAAAATAGTGTTGATAATTTGATTAAAGGAAGTGAATTAAATGAAAACGAGTGA
- a CDS encoding PadR family transcriptional regulator: MISSDVMRGFNSLILLSILMKEDSYGYQISNTIKEITGGKYIMKETTLYSAFNRLEKSALIQSYSSTETNGKPRTYYRITELGKQTYNDKVSEWLDTKNVMDRFIKEES; the protein is encoded by the coding sequence GTGATATCAAGTGATGTCATGCGAGGATTTAATAGTTTAATTCTATTGTCTATTTTGATGAAAGAAGACTCTTACGGCTATCAAATTTCAAATACAATTAAAGAAATAACAGGTGGAAAATATATCATGAAGGAAACCACTCTCTATTCTGCATTTAACCGATTAGAAAAAAGTGCTCTTATTCAATCTTATTCTAGTACCGAAACCAATGGCAAACCGCGAACCTACTACCGAATTACGGAGTTAGGTAAACAAACGTATAACGATAAAGTAAGCGAATGGCTGGATACAAAAAATGTGATGGATAGATTTATTAAGGAGGAATCGTAA
- a CDS encoding manganese catalase family protein: protein MFKHTKILQYNALPDKPDALMARRLQENLGGHWGEMTGMAAYLFQGWNTSTPGNEKYKDLLLDTGTEEIGHIEMLATMIAHLLDDAPLNIQENVYNSGDPAIAAVMGGMNPQHAIVNGLGASLQDANGNPWTAAYMESSGNLLADMRYNITRESMGRLQVTRQYHMTEDKGVRDMLSFLMARETQHQLQFMQAAKELEEKYGVVVPHGTADLQHSEFSHTLYNFSEGDESREIVEGKTARDGQPFKYEEGKAMAEKPFSNPRPTELRNTDVDQIIKDGRKIIENDPELK, encoded by the coding sequence ATGTTCAAGCACACGAAAATTTTACAGTATAACGCTCTACCTGATAAACCAGATGCTTTAATGGCACGTCGGTTGCAAGAAAATCTTGGTGGGCACTGGGGTGAAATGACCGGAATGGCTGCATATTTATTCCAAGGTTGGAATACAAGTACTCCTGGAAACGAAAAGTACAAAGACTTGTTATTAGATACGGGAACAGAAGAGATTGGACACATTGAAATGCTCGCAACGATGATTGCTCATCTTCTGGATGATGCCCCTTTAAATATCCAAGAGAACGTTTATAACAGTGGAGATCCTGCCATTGCCGCAGTAATGGGAGGTATGAATCCACAACATGCTATTGTAAATGGTTTAGGTGCTAGTCTTCAAGATGCCAATGGCAATCCTTGGACAGCTGCATATATGGAGTCAAGTGGAAACTTGCTAGCTGATATGCGTTACAATATTACTCGTGAATCTATGGGACGACTGCAAGTTACTCGTCAATACCATATGACAGAGGATAAAGGAGTTCGCGATATGTTGAGCTTCTTAATGGCGCGTGAGACTCAACACCAACTGCAATTTATGCAAGCAGCGAAAGAATTGGAAGAGAAATATGGTGTAGTAGTTCCTCATGGCACAGCTGATTTACAACATTCGGAATTCAGCCATACACTTTACAATTTCTCTGAAGGTGACGAGTCTAGAGAAATTGTTGAAGGAAAGACTGCCAGAGATGGACAACCGTTCAAGTATGAAGAAGGAAAAGCCATGGCTGAAAAACCTTTTAGTAACCCAAGACCTACAGAATTGAGAAATACGGATGTTGACCAAATAATCAAAGATGGAAGAAAAATTATCGAAAATGATCCTGAGTTAAAATAA
- the pepF gene encoding oligoendopeptidase F gives MAQEELKNRADVSEALTWDLTGLYPTKEAFETAVAELKAAVAQFSTTYEGKLTNAQTIRAALKEYESIMQTADWTNHYAFLPATTDLTNPANTELSRSMDNVLAEVGAQLSFFDSELKAADTAVLDQVETEEPQFASFIRHIKEDKSIQLDPKVEKALAQLSPVLGAPEAIYEQARLADMDFGTFSVAGKDYPLSFVLYEDHYMYHADTAIRRAAFDQFSAVLSDYQNVVAAAYYTQVQKEKTIATMRGFDSVIDYLLYDQEVDRELYNRQIDRIMNDLAPVMQKYITHVKEINGLDKMTYADLKIDLDADYSSTITVEQSKEVVADALSVLGKDYVDRVMKAYPERWVDFVQNKGKSTGGFCTSPYGKHPYILMSWNNQLSDVYTFIHEIGHAGQGILSAENNSILGAEPSLYLIEAPSTFNELLLTESLQRKSEDPREKRYALSNMISNTYFHNFITHLLEAAYQREVYQLIDEGKSFDAAKLSDIKRSVLNQFWGDAVEINQGAELTWMRQSHYYMGLYSYTYSAGLTIATQVFLRIKEEGQPAVKEWLEFLALGDQYRPAPAAKMAGVDITTDKPLSDTIQYLDESVDTIIALSKEITI, from the coding sequence ATGGCACAAGAAGAATTGAAAAATAGAGCAGATGTCTCTGAAGCATTAACCTGGGATCTTACGGGTTTATACCCAACGAAAGAAGCATTCGAAACAGCAGTAGCAGAACTGAAAGCAGCTGTTGCACAGTTCAGCACAACGTATGAAGGTAAATTAACAAATGCCCAAACTATCCGTGCGGCTTTAAAAGAATATGAATCTATTATGCAGACAGCTGACTGGACGAACCATTATGCCTTTTTGCCAGCCACAACTGATTTAACAAATCCCGCAAATACTGAGTTATCTCGTTCAATGGACAATGTGTTAGCAGAAGTAGGCGCACAGTTATCTTTTTTTGATTCAGAATTAAAAGCAGCAGATACAGCTGTTTTAGACCAAGTCGAAACAGAAGAGCCACAATTTGCTTCTTTTATCCGTCACATTAAAGAAGATAAATCGATTCAGCTGGACCCGAAAGTTGAAAAAGCACTAGCTCAACTTTCGCCTGTTCTTGGAGCGCCTGAAGCCATTTATGAGCAAGCTCGTTTGGCGGATATGGATTTTGGAACATTTAGTGTAGCAGGAAAAGATTACCCATTAAGTTTTGTTTTGTACGAAGATCATTATATGTACCATGCGGATACAGCTATTCGACGTGCTGCATTTGACCAGTTTTCAGCAGTCCTGAGTGATTATCAAAATGTTGTGGCAGCTGCTTATTACACACAAGTGCAAAAAGAAAAAACGATTGCTACGATGCGTGGTTTCGATTCTGTCATCGACTATCTTTTGTACGACCAAGAAGTCGATCGTGAATTATACAATCGTCAAATCGATCGCATTATGAATGATCTAGCTCCAGTTATGCAAAAATACATTACCCACGTTAAAGAAATTAATGGGCTGGACAAGATGACTTACGCCGACTTAAAAATTGATTTAGATGCTGATTATTCGTCAACGATTACAGTGGAACAGTCAAAAGAAGTTGTGGCAGATGCCTTGAGTGTCCTAGGAAAAGATTATGTTGACCGTGTTATGAAAGCTTATCCAGAACGCTGGGTAGACTTTGTTCAAAATAAAGGGAAATCAACTGGAGGATTCTGCACGTCTCCATATGGCAAACACCCTTATATCTTGATGTCATGGAATAATCAACTATCAGATGTGTACACGTTCATCCATGAAATAGGACATGCTGGACAAGGAATCCTTTCTGCTGAAAATAACAGTATTTTGGGGGCAGAACCGTCTCTTTATTTGATAGAAGCGCCATCGACATTCAATGAATTATTGTTGACTGAATCGTTACAACGCAAAAGCGAAGATCCGCGTGAAAAACGTTATGCTTTATCAAATATGATCTCAAACACTTACTTCCATAACTTTATCACTCATTTATTGGAAGCCGCTTATCAACGTGAAGTTTATCAATTGATCGATGAAGGGAAAAGTTTTGATGCAGCTAAATTAAGCGACATCAAACGCTCTGTATTGAACCAATTCTGGGGAGATGCTGTTGAGATCAATCAAGGGGCAGAATTAACCTGGATGCGTCAAAGCCATTACTACATGGGACTGTATTCATACACCTATTCTGCAGGGTTAACGATTGCAACTCAAGTATTCTTACGGATTAAAGAAGAAGGACAGCCAGCTGTAAAAGAGTGGTTAGAATTTTTAGCTCTTGGAGATCAGTATCGTCCAGCGCCAGCTGCTAAAATGGCAGGTGTAGACATCACTACTGATAAGCCTTTATCAGATACGATTCAATATTTAGATGAATCTGTGGATACGATTATTGCCTTGAGTAAAGAAATAACCATTTAA
- a CDS encoding permease prefix domain 1-containing protein → MDTIKNYVESVFVQLPRTPEMQQLKEDMLTNMEDKYLQLKSEGKSENEAIGTVLSEFGNIDEVIEEYNLEKESEEVDKDSVFLSEAEVEDFMHHRTKFGLGIATGVALCILAPAVMLLFNEVANFFSFTTPANLEGINLLSIIPLFIFIAIAVGIFIIFGLKEEQYNLDKIVVILDPSTRIHLDREMQEFKPSFAKAIAAGVILCILAPISLLLAIVLLGDDNAWSVIFLLGFVSVGVFLFVFYGVLYSTYEKLLSLGDYQPEKVIASKLTDTIAGVVFPIATAVYLLLGFIYNAWGTAWIIFPITGILFAAFSSLYQSLIKTKRRK, encoded by the coding sequence ATGGATACAATTAAAAATTATGTCGAATCAGTTTTTGTTCAATTGCCCCGCACTCCCGAAATGCAGCAACTTAAAGAAGATATGCTTACCAATATGGAAGATAAATACCTTCAGTTAAAATCAGAAGGTAAAAGTGAAAATGAAGCGATTGGAACTGTTCTCTCTGAATTTGGCAATATCGATGAAGTCATCGAAGAGTACAATTTAGAGAAGGAATCGGAAGAGGTTGACAAGGATTCTGTCTTTTTATCAGAGGCTGAAGTTGAGGATTTCATGCATCATCGAACAAAATTTGGACTGGGAATTGCGACAGGAGTTGCTCTTTGTATTCTCGCTCCAGCTGTGATGCTCTTATTTAATGAAGTAGCCAATTTCTTTTCCTTTACTACTCCCGCAAACTTGGAAGGCATAAATCTCTTATCAATTATTCCACTTTTCATTTTCATCGCTATTGCTGTTGGAATTTTTATTATCTTTGGTTTAAAAGAAGAACAATACAACCTTGATAAAATAGTAGTTATTCTTGATCCCTCTACACGTATCCACTTAGACCGAGAAATGCAGGAGTTCAAACCTAGTTTTGCAAAAGCAATCGCGGCTGGAGTTATCCTATGTATCTTAGCCCCTATCTCTTTATTGCTCGCAATTGTTCTTCTCGGAGACGATAATGCTTGGTCCGTTATCTTTCTTCTAGGTTTTGTATCCGTTGGTGTTTTCTTGTTTGTCTTCTACGGTGTTTTGTACTCCACCTATGAAAAACTCCTTTCCTTAGGAGACTATCAGCCTGAAAAAGTTATTGCCAGTAAGCTGACGGATACCATTGCAGGAGTCGTATTTCCAATAGCCACAGCCGTTTATCTGCTTTTAGGTTTTATCTATAATGCCTGGGGAACAGCTTGGATCATTTTTCCAATTACCGGTATTCTCTTTGCCGCATTTTCTTCCTTATACCAAAGCCTTATTAAGACAAAACGAAGAAAATAA
- the helD gene encoding RNA polymerase recycling motor HelD, producing MKDSQSMEQQRVYTVVEKIQLELEQLKKTVEQDSAEQKKRLKESGEIKINQGSSESMWESAGELRAVEQDLMIRSKTLLKNQNRVVALEKMVDDPYFGRIDYEDEFGQETIYIGISSVFDEYDHLVVDWRSPIASLYYEGNVGDTIPLKIGEQQLALLIELKRQFLIRKAKIIQMLDTDNVMGDPYLLEALEDRSSYQMGAVISTLQKEQNQIVRDISAKITLIEGVAGSGKTVVLMQKIAYLLYTFRNQLKASEIILFSPNKIFQTYISQVLPELGEMNVTSYTFPEFMNQKIPNFTLISNQDEELSKVTLLKGSLQFSEALKQYTNQLKMNYMRFASLSFQGEILISKEEIKELFYRIESKGTLASKLGLLQTQLLQKIEHLKRTQRTAKWVENAMLSMSDSELRQHESESKNEQKAEETLIDSIIEAAYSPVIKRIKKLTFIRYQHQYIHFLKAVPKLLSLSEFSIDEEMWSEHIQQVVTNMAHKKMVLEDIDAFYSLFQLMHGPISTTKFKYICLDEVQDFSPFQLQMLKDFYPTANFVMSGDLNQNILMKRISFNDLDTIFTGNSFQRYQLLTSYRSTNEITQFANRFLEGKAAAESPFREGKKPELILTANNEHYWDYIKEKVSSSQINGLRTSFISKNYAEAERFHEELTTAGIESSLVLKDTDSTHHSVIVIPVQLAKGLEFDVAFALFHYPNHSPTTNLSTAYTICSRAMHELYVMAPSLQDPLVNRLESADYHLADLN from the coding sequence TTGAAAGATAGCCAATCTATGGAACAGCAACGTGTCTATACCGTTGTTGAAAAGATTCAACTTGAATTGGAGCAATTAAAAAAAACAGTTGAACAAGACAGTGCTGAACAAAAAAAACGTTTAAAAGAATCCGGTGAAATTAAGATCAACCAAGGCTCAAGTGAAAGCATGTGGGAATCAGCTGGAGAATTACGGGCAGTTGAACAAGATTTAATGATCCGTAGTAAAACATTGTTAAAAAACCAAAATCGAGTCGTAGCTTTAGAAAAAATGGTAGACGACCCTTACTTTGGACGAATTGATTATGAAGACGAATTCGGCCAAGAAACTATTTATATTGGTATCAGTTCTGTCTTTGATGAGTACGATCATTTAGTTGTCGATTGGCGTTCACCTATTGCTTCGCTCTATTATGAAGGCAATGTAGGCGACACGATTCCATTGAAAATTGGAGAACAACAATTAGCTCTTTTGATTGAGTTGAAACGTCAATTTTTAATTCGTAAAGCAAAAATCATTCAAATGTTGGATACAGATAACGTGATGGGCGATCCATACTTACTTGAAGCCTTAGAGGACCGATCCTCTTATCAAATGGGAGCTGTTATTTCAACGCTTCAAAAAGAACAAAATCAAATCGTTCGAGATATTTCTGCTAAAATCACTTTAATCGAAGGTGTTGCTGGATCTGGAAAGACCGTTGTATTGATGCAAAAAATTGCTTATCTGCTTTATACTTTCAGAAATCAATTAAAAGCATCTGAAATTATCTTGTTCTCACCCAATAAAATTTTCCAAACGTATATTTCACAAGTATTGCCAGAATTGGGCGAAATGAACGTTACTAGTTACACTTTCCCTGAATTCATGAATCAAAAAATCCCCAATTTTACCCTTATTTCTAATCAGGATGAAGAATTATCTAAAGTAACTTTACTAAAAGGAAGTCTTCAGTTTTCAGAGGCTTTAAAACAATATACAAATCAATTGAAGATGAACTACATGCGTTTTGCTTCTCTATCTTTTCAAGGTGAGATCCTTATTTCAAAAGAGGAGATCAAAGAACTCTTTTATCGTATTGAAAGCAAAGGTACTTTAGCCAGCAAATTAGGACTTCTTCAAACACAATTGTTACAAAAAATAGAACACCTCAAAAGAACACAACGAACCGCTAAATGGGTCGAAAATGCGATGCTTTCCATGTCGGACAGTGAGTTGCGTCAGCACGAAAGTGAATCGAAAAATGAGCAAAAAGCTGAAGAAACATTGATTGATTCAATTATTGAAGCGGCTTACTCACCAGTTATTAAAAGAATTAAAAAATTAACTTTTATTCGTTACCAACATCAATACATTCACTTCTTAAAAGCAGTACCTAAATTGCTTTCTTTAAGCGAATTTTCAATTGATGAAGAGATGTGGTCAGAACACATCCAACAAGTTGTAACGAACATGGCCCATAAAAAAATGGTGTTGGAAGACATAGATGCTTTTTATAGCTTATTCCAATTGATGCACGGTCCCATCAGTACCACTAAATTCAAGTATATTTGCCTAGATGAAGTACAAGATTTCTCTCCTTTCCAATTGCAGATGCTGAAAGATTTTTATCCAACGGCCAATTTTGTTATGAGTGGTGACTTAAATCAAAATATTTTGATGAAAAGAATCTCTTTTAACGATTTAGATACTATATTCACTGGAAACTCTTTTCAACGCTATCAGTTGTTAACGAGTTACCGTTCTACAAATGAGATCACTCAATTCGCGAATCGCTTTTTAGAAGGAAAAGCTGCTGCTGAGTCGCCTTTTCGTGAAGGAAAAAAACCAGAATTGATTTTAACAGCTAACAACGAGCATTATTGGGATTATATAAAAGAAAAAGTTTCTAGTAGCCAAATAAATGGCTTGCGTACATCTTTTATCAGCAAAAATTACGCCGAAGCTGAACGTTTCCATGAAGAGTTAACAACTGCTGGGATTGAGAGTAGTTTAGTACTAAAAGATACAGATAGCACTCATCATTCAGTTATTGTCATCCCTGTACAATTAGCTAAAGGGTTAGAATTTGATGTTGCTTTTGCACTTTTCCATTACCCAAATCATTCTCCCACTACTAATTTATCTACTGCTTACACCATTTGCAGTCGAGCTATGCATGAGTTATATGTTATGGCTCCTAGTCTTCAAGATCCATTAGTTAATCGACTTGAATCAGCTGATTACCACCTAGCTGATTTGAACTAA
- a CDS encoding peptide ABC transporter substrate-binding protein yields MKRRKIGVLSVALTLTTALTAACGGANGDAKSTSSGESSNGENLAADQSISVGVLNELSTGDTLLVSDIGTNTAMNQYLEGLYRLDENNQPIPALAEETIVSEDGLTYTFKLKEDATWSNGEPVTAHDFVYAWRQAVNPEKAAPYSYMFTSVVNAEEIINGEMTPDELGVEAVGDYEFKVQLNVPVSYFLGEMAFMPFFPQNQTFVEEMGSDYGTSSDTTLSNGPFILTGWDGTNQAWSYEKNEDYWDAENITLESIDIQVIKEVSTALNLFESGGLDDAILSGEIAKQYVDHEAYVVEPEARTNFLQFNYTDVPMLSNAKLREAFSLVLNREELANTILGNGSLPAKALVPHDFVTNPVTGNDFADDAGDFLTYDKEKAKQLYEEAKEELGTATIEIALVADDDETSKLVGQYVQGELQNNFEGLTINLTNVPKNNRIEKGQSGDFDMILGGWGAILPDAINLLDIMNSETTFNNGPYKNEEVDQLLNDAETVNANDPEIRWQNMLDAQGLMLDEKGFIPLYHTAEVHLRNPKLKGVEVHSVSSRYDYRNAYIEE; encoded by the coding sequence ATGAAAAGAAGGAAAATAGGCGTATTATCTGTAGCACTTACACTAACCACTGCACTAACTGCAGCTTGTGGAGGAGCTAATGGTGATGCAAAGTCAACGAGTTCAGGTGAATCAAGCAATGGGGAGAACCTTGCAGCAGATCAAAGTATCTCTGTGGGAGTATTAAATGAATTATCCACTGGCGATACATTGTTGGTATCGGATATCGGAACGAATACGGCAATGAATCAATACTTAGAAGGGCTCTATCGATTAGATGAAAATAACCAACCGATTCCAGCTCTTGCCGAAGAAACAATAGTATCGGAAGATGGTTTGACCTATACCTTTAAACTTAAAGAAGATGCCACATGGTCAAATGGAGAACCGGTTACGGCTCATGACTTTGTGTACGCTTGGAGACAAGCTGTCAATCCTGAAAAGGCTGCTCCATATTCTTATATGTTTACTTCTGTGGTAAATGCCGAAGAAATCATTAATGGAGAAATGACACCTGATGAACTAGGTGTAGAAGCGGTCGGAGACTATGAATTTAAGGTTCAGTTAAATGTACCGGTCTCTTATTTCTTAGGTGAAATGGCCTTTATGCCTTTCTTCCCTCAAAATCAAACATTTGTAGAAGAAATGGGTTCGGACTATGGGACAAGCAGCGACACAACACTTTCAAATGGGCCTTTTATTTTAACTGGATGGGATGGAACGAATCAAGCTTGGAGTTATGAAAAAAATGAAGATTACTGGGATGCAGAAAATATCACTTTAGAGAGCATCGATATTCAAGTGATCAAAGAGGTTTCAACAGCGCTGAATCTATTTGAGTCTGGTGGGTTAGACGATGCCATTCTTTCAGGTGAAATTGCTAAACAATATGTAGATCATGAAGCTTATGTAGTTGAACCAGAAGCTCGGACAAATTTTCTGCAATTTAATTACACTGATGTACCAATGCTTTCTAATGCAAAATTGAGAGAAGCTTTCTCTTTGGTACTAAACCGTGAAGAATTAGCAAATACGATCTTAGGAAATGGTTCACTTCCAGCAAAGGCACTTGTTCCACATGATTTTGTCACAAACCCTGTTACTGGAAATGATTTTGCAGACGATGCAGGAGATTTTTTGACCTATGATAAAGAAAAAGCCAAACAACTTTATGAAGAAGCAAAAGAAGAATTAGGGACAGCTACGATTGAAATTGCATTGGTTGCAGATGATGATGAAACAAGCAAGCTTGTAGGACAATATGTTCAGGGGGAACTACAAAATAACTTTGAAGGGTTAACCATTAATCTAACAAACGTACCGAAGAATAACCGAATTGAAAAAGGGCAATCTGGTGATTTTGATATGATTCTAGGCGGTTGGGGTGCCATTTTGCCAGATGCTATCAACTTGTTGGATATTATGAATAGCGAAACGACTTTCAACAATGGACCATATAAAAATGAAGAAGTCGATCAATTGTTAAATGATGCAGAAACAGTCAATGCGAATGATCCAGAAATCCGTTGGCAAAATATGTTGGATGCTCAAGGTCTTATGTTAGATGAAAAAGGGTTCATTCCTTTATACCATACAGCAGAAGTGCATTTGCGCAATCCAAAATTAAAAGGTGTTGAAGTTCATTCTGTAAGTTCACGTTATGATTACCGCAATGCTTATATTGAAGAATAG
- a CDS encoding DUF4275 family protein, which translates to MLINLLRRLDMAIKQVDGYGSYFRSQFKKLFASELSKKEQEDIYLDYMLWHLCSYQKADCLSGKAAVERFEKIKKKDFTIFFQFSNTVFVVENEVDFNSAKLNQTVEFFNTFEVSDCYVMDSYGEWCFITTHEQDYGLGPYFIENNH; encoded by the coding sequence ATATTAATTAACCTATTAAGGAGATTAGATATGGCAATCAAACAAGTAGATGGTTATGGTTCGTATTTTCGATCACAATTTAAAAAATTATTTGCTAGCGAACTATCAAAAAAAGAGCAAGAAGACATTTATTTAGATTATATGCTTTGGCATTTATGCAGTTATCAAAAAGCTGACTGTTTAAGTGGAAAAGCTGCAGTGGAACGTTTTGAAAAAATAAAAAAGAAGGATTTTACAATATTTTTTCAATTTTCTAATACAGTTTTTGTAGTCGAAAACGAAGTGGATTTTAACAGTGCAAAATTAAATCAAACAGTGGAGTTCTTTAATACTTTTGAAGTAAGCGATTGTTATGTAATGGATAGTTACGGAGAATGGTGTTTTATTACTACTCATGAACAAGACTATGGATTAGGACCATATTTTATAGAAAATAATCACTAA
- the pepT gene encoding peptidase T, translating to MNERLLERFVKYAKVNTRSDMNSQTVPTTYSQVEFALKLAEELQEIGLEEVEFNEKNGFVTATLSSNLPHEVPTIGFIAHIDTADFNAENIQPQVHTNYDGQDILLNEKLGIVMSTTEFPQLANYVGKTVITTDGTTLLGADDKAGMASIVTALEEFIQHPELPHGKIRVAFGPDEEIGRGALLFDVAHFQADFAYTLDSGVVGKFEYETFNAAQAELTIKGTSVHPGTAKDSMVNALLVAAQFATALPQEEVPEKTEGYQGFYMLSSQVGTIDEVKATYIIRDHDKITFEKRKQHFISLVDQFNEKFDQPRIDLKLYDQYYNMRDIIENDLSIVELALDAYKSLGIEPDVKAFRGGTDGSIITYKGLPTPNIFTGAENLHGKYEFVSLEGMEQAAQVVIEIARMNAEK from the coding sequence ATGAATGAACGCTTACTCGAACGATTCGTCAAATATGCTAAAGTCAATACACGGTCTGATATGAATAGTCAGACCGTTCCAACCACCTATTCACAAGTTGAATTTGCTTTAAAATTAGCTGAAGAATTGCAAGAAATAGGATTGGAAGAAGTCGAATTTAACGAAAAAAATGGATTTGTAACAGCCACATTGTCGAGTAATTTGCCGCATGAAGTTCCAACTATTGGATTTATTGCTCATATCGATACGGCCGATTTTAATGCAGAAAATATTCAACCACAAGTCCACACGAATTATGATGGCCAAGATATTTTGCTTAATGAAAAATTAGGTATTGTCATGTCCACAACTGAATTCCCACAACTAGCGAATTATGTGGGGAAAACCGTGATCACAACAGATGGAACAACCTTATTGGGAGCAGATGATAAAGCGGGAATGGCTTCTATCGTTACAGCGTTGGAAGAATTTATCCAGCATCCAGAACTTCCGCATGGAAAAATACGGGTTGCTTTTGGACCAGATGAAGAAATTGGCCGAGGTGCATTGCTATTTGATGTCGCCCATTTTCAAGCTGATTTTGCTTACACATTAGATAGCGGAGTAGTTGGGAAATTCGAATACGAAACGTTTAATGCAGCTCAAGCAGAACTGACAATTAAAGGAACAAGCGTGCATCCTGGAACAGCTAAAGACAGTATGGTTAATGCGTTATTAGTTGCTGCTCAATTTGCCACAGCGTTGCCACAAGAAGAAGTACCTGAAAAAACAGAAGGGTATCAAGGGTTCTACATGCTTTCAAGTCAAGTGGGAACAATTGATGAAGTCAAAGCAACTTACATTATTCGGGATCATGATAAGATAACTTTTGAAAAACGGAAACAGCACTTCATATCATTGGTTGATCAGTTCAATGAAAAATTTGATCAACCACGTATTGACTTGAAGTTATACGATCAGTATTACAATATGCGCGATATTATTGAAAATGACTTATCTATAGTAGAGTTAGCTTTAGATGCCTATAAATCATTGGGCATTGAACCAGATGTAAAAGCTTTTAGAGGTGGGACAGATGGCAGTATTATTACCTATAAAGGATTGCCAACTCCAAATATCTTTACTGGAGCTGAAAATTTACACGGTAAGTATGAGTTTGTTTCGTTAGAAGGTATGGAGCAAGCTGCTCAAGTTGTCATTGAGATTGCTCGGATGAACGCAGAAAAGTAA